The Gemmatimonadetes bacterium SCN 70-22 genome includes a region encoding these proteins:
- a CDS encoding short-chain dehydrogenase → MSHDLSGKVALVTGATRGIGRAIAEALAGAGAHVIVSSRKEPAVHETVAAIRRAGHSAEGVPSNVGRLEQLHALADQVLASHPAVDILVNNAAANPVYGPVEQTSPEAFAKIMDVNLRAPFELAKRFLPGMTERGAGTIINLSSIGGVSPEANLGIYSVSKAALISLTQVMAREWGARNVRVNAICPGLIKTDFSRALWGNEAVLAKAMAAQPLPRMGMPEDVAGLALFLASDASSFCTGGVYMVDGGITI, encoded by the coding sequence ATGTCGCACGATCTCTCCGGCAAGGTGGCCCTCGTCACTGGCGCCACCCGTGGCATCGGGCGCGCGATCGCCGAGGCGCTGGCCGGCGCTGGCGCCCACGTCATCGTCTCCTCGCGCAAGGAGCCGGCCGTCCACGAGACGGTCGCCGCCATTCGCCGTGCCGGTCACTCCGCCGAGGGCGTCCCCTCGAACGTCGGGCGACTCGAGCAGCTACACGCCCTCGCCGACCAGGTGCTGGCGTCGCACCCGGCGGTCGACATTCTCGTCAACAACGCTGCGGCCAACCCCGTCTACGGCCCGGTCGAGCAGACGTCGCCCGAGGCATTCGCCAAGATCATGGACGTGAACCTGCGCGCGCCCTTCGAGCTGGCCAAGCGGTTCCTCCCCGGGATGACGGAGCGCGGCGCGGGGACGATCATCAACCTCTCGTCGATCGGCGGCGTCTCGCCAGAAGCGAACCTCGGGATCTACAGTGTGAGCAAGGCGGCGCTCATCAGCCTCACGCAGGTCATGGCCCGCGAGTGGGGGGCGCGCAACGTGCGGGTGAACGCCATCTGTCCCGGCCTCATCAAGACCGACTTCAGCCGCGCCCTGTGGGGGAACGAGGCGGTGCTGGCCAAGGCGATGGCGGCCCAGCCGCTCCCTCGCATGGGAATGCCGGAGGACGTCGCCGGGCTTGCGCTCTTCCTCGCCTCGGACGCGTCGTCGTTCTGTACCGGCGGGGTATACATGGTGGACGGCGGCATCACGATCTGA